One genomic segment of Drosophila melanogaster chromosome 3R includes these proteins:
- the CG42724 gene encoding uncharacterized protein, isoform M, giving the protein MDASLEESMDSDGASSPITKTEATESPPEAGLNGNGSGSGSTSQETPNYGVAILKEKPSEAHRSKPFNAFSGRPIGEHTAQQQALQQQQLQQQQQPQQPQQQAPSGANGVTGPPEIWVETKAEDGRSYYYHAVTRETTWSRPDGPAVKIMTQAEVEEMAKRPAQAAKTEAKAGETSVEIPPVSSHLTSQPPPHLMSQPPPNAAAPLLSQPPPNVRQQPPPMFQPPGMQAPPGFGQPPFCMPPPTYGFPGGPAPAGAPWGVGIPPWQQQQHMQDKPAKSLIIKPGVIDPAVIARAAEWSEHRAPDGRPYYFHAGRGESVWEKPQALRDMEAARMAAHSGVAPAVATAPSGLPPHLLPNPMMHMPPGSGPPGFDPHAAFAAAAAAMKANSENTKAAQAAALEKEAKKAAEEKRKKEEEQKKAAASAKQTDKSRPVTSTPIAGTPWCVVWTGDSRVFFYNPSTRTSVWDRPEDLLNREDVDKAVNERPEQLKTPQEKSAEAEQKSGEEANQEQAKSQVQAQQLDQVQRVDADDDDDDEVIKIRTESESSVEEVPTKRVRMISKSKRAEDAALEAEQRAAKERALVPLEMRVTQFKEMLREKDVSAFSTWEKELHKIVFDPRYLLLTSKERKQVFEKYVKDRAEEERKEKRNKMRQKREDFRSLMEEARLHGKSSFSEFSQRNAKDERYRAIEKVRERESLFNEYIVEVRRREKEDKLLKKEQVGLGYAGAPYPITLRILMFKHKCISLYIYLITYPYAKRIYIM; this is encoded by the exons ATGGATGCGAGCTTAGAGGAGAGCATGGATAGCGATGGCGCCAGTTCGCCGATTACCAAGACGGAGGCAACGGAATCTCCGCCAGAAGCGGGTCTCAATGGAAACGGCAGTGGTAGTGGTAGTACCAGCCAGGAGACCCCAAATTATGGCGTTGCTATACTCAAGGAAAAACCCAGCGAGGCCCATAG GAGCAAGCCCTTCAATGCGTTTAGTGGTCGTCCCATCGGGGAGCACACCGCCCAGCAGCAGgcgctgcagcaacaacaactgcagcaacaacaacagccacagcagccgcagcaacaagCTCCTTCCGGAGCAAATGGAGTCACAGGACCCCCGGAAATCTGGGTGGAAACCAAGGCGGAGGACGGTCGCTCATATTATTACCATGCGGTAACTAGGGAAACCACTTGGTCTCGACCCGATGGCCCCGCTGTCAAGATAATGACCCAGGCAGAGGTGGAGGAGATGGCCAAGCGACCTGCCCAGGCCGCGAAAACGGAAGCCAAGGCAGGCGAGACGTCGGTCGAGATTCCGCCAGTGTCGTCACATCTTACCTCACAACCTCCGCCGCACCTGATGAGCCAGCCACCACCCAATGCGGCAGCACCGCTGCTTTCCCAGCCACCACCCAATGTACGGCAACAGCCACCACCAATGTTCCAGCCACCTGGAATGCAGGCGCCTCCTGGGTTCGGACAGCCGCCGTTTTGTATGCCACCTCCAACTTACGGATTTCCTGGAGGACCGGCACCAGCTGGGGCACCTTGGGGCGTGGGCATTCCGCCttggcagcaacagcagcacatGCAAGACAAGCCAGCCAAGTCGCTAATCATTAAGCCGGGTGTTATCGATCCGGCGGTTATAGCGCGAGCAGCAGAGTGGTCAGAGCATCGTGCTCCCGATGGAAGACCGTACTATTTCCACGCCGGTCGAGGAGAGAGTGTCTGGGAGAAACCGCAGGCGCTGAGGGACATGGAGGCCGCTCGCATGGCTGCCCACTCGGGCGTTGCGCCCGCTGTGGCAACAGCTCCGTCGGGACTACCACCACACTTGCTACCCAACCCTATGATGCATATGCCACCAGGATCAGGGCCGCCGGGATTTGATCCGCATGCTGcttttgcggctgctgctgcagcaatgAAAGCCAATTCGGAAAACACTAAGGCTGCACAGGCAGCTGCTTTGGAGAAAGAGGCTAAAAAGGCGGCGGAGGAGAAGCGaaaaaaggaggaggagcagaagaagGCTGCGGCATCAGCCAAGCAAACGGACAAGAGTCGACCTGTGACAAGTACGCCCATCGCTGGAACGCCATGGTGTGTCGTATGGACTGGAGATTCCCGCGTCTTCTTTTACAATCCGTCAACTAGGACTTCGGTTTGGGATCGCCCCGAGGACTTGTTGAATCGTGAGGACGTTGACAAAGCGGTAAACGAACGTCCGGAGCAACTGAAGACTCCGCAAGAGAAGTCGGCTGAAGCCGAACAGAAGTCCGGCGAGGAAGCAAATCAAGAGCAGGCTAAATCGCAAGTTCAAGCCCAGCAACTGGATCAGGTGCAGAGGGTGGATgcggatgatgatgacgacgacgaggtTATCAAGATACGCACAGAGTCTGAGTCTAGTGTGGAAGAGGTGCCAACCAAACGAGTTCGAATGA TTTCCAAGTCGAAGCGGGCAGAGGATGCCGCCCTAGAGGCTGAGCAGCGGGCGGCCAAGGAGCGGGCCTTAGTACCACTAGAAATGCGCGTCACCCAATTCAAGGAAATGCTTCGAGAGAAGGACGTATCGGCTTTCAGCACTTGGGAGAAGGAGCTTCACAAGATCGTGTTCGACCCGCGGTATCTTCTGCTGACTTCGAAGGAACGCAAACAGgtatttgaaaagtatgtgaAGGATCGGGCCGAGGAGGAGCGTAAGGAGAAGCGGAACAAGATGCGCCAGAAGCGGGAGGACTTCCGCAGCCTAATGGAAGAAGCCAGGCTGCACGGAAA ATCCTCATTCTCGGAGTTTAGCCAGAGGAACGCCAAGGATGAACGGTATCGGGCCATCGAGAAGGTTCGCGAACGAGAGAGTCTCTTCAACGAGTACATCGTGGAGGTGCGGCGCCGCGAAAAGGAGGACAAGCTGTTGAAGAAAGAGCAGGTAGGCCTAGGGTATGCTGGAGCCCCTTACCCCATCACCTTACGTATCTTGATGTTTAAACATAAATGcatatctttatatatatatttaataacttaCCCGTATGCCAAACGTATTTACATAATGTGA
- the CG42724 gene encoding uncharacterized protein, isoform I — MDASLEESMDSDGASSPITKTEATESPPEAGLNGNGSGSGSTSQETPNYGVAILKEKPSEAHRSKPFNAFSGRPIGEHTAQQQALQQQQLQQQQQPQQPQQQAPSGANGVTGPPEIWVETKAEDGRSYYYHAVTRETTWSRPDGPAVKIMTQAEVEEMAKRPAQAAKTEAKAGETSVEIPPVSSHLTSQPPPHLMSQPPPNAAAPLLSQPPPNVRQQPPPMFQPPGMQAPPGFGQPPFCMPPPTYGFPGGPAPAGAPWGVGIPPWQQQQHMQDKPAKSLIIKPGVIDPAVIARAAEWSEHRAPDGRPYYFHAGRGESVWEKPQALRDMEAARMAAHSGVAPAVATAPSGLPPHLLPNPMMHMPPGSGPPGFDPHAAFAAAAAAMKANSENTKAAQAAALEKEAKKAAEEKRKKEEEQKKAAASAKQTDKSRPVTSTPIAGTPWCVVWTGDSRVFFYNPSTRTSVWDRPEDLLNREDVDKAVNERPEQLKTPQEKSAEAEQKSGEEANQEQAKSQVQAQQLDQVQRVDADDDDDDEVIKIRTESESSVEEVPTKRVRMISKSKRAEDAALEAEQRAAKERALVPLEMRVTQFKEMLREKDVSAFSTWEKELHKIVFDPRYLLLTSKERKQVFEKYVKDRAEEERKEKRNKMRQKREDFRSLMEEARLHGKSSFSEFSQRNAKDERYRAIEKVRERESLFNEYIVEVRRREKEDKLLKKEQPLASRLQHKCTTQNTKIHKSNSIENHLYNTLDGLFRPPSAIAVH; from the exons ATGGATGCGAGCTTAGAGGAGAGCATGGATAGCGATGGCGCCAGTTCGCCGATTACCAAGACGGAGGCAACGGAATCTCCGCCAGAAGCGGGTCTCAATGGAAACGGCAGTGGTAGTGGTAGTACCAGCCAGGAGACCCCAAATTATGGCGTTGCTATACTCAAGGAAAAACCCAGCGAGGCCCATAG GAGCAAGCCCTTCAATGCGTTTAGTGGTCGTCCCATCGGGGAGCACACCGCCCAGCAGCAGgcgctgcagcaacaacaactgcagcaacaacaacagccacagcagccgcagcaacaagCTCCTTCCGGAGCAAATGGAGTCACAGGACCCCCGGAAATCTGGGTGGAAACCAAGGCGGAGGACGGTCGCTCATATTATTACCATGCGGTAACTAGGGAAACCACTTGGTCTCGACCCGATGGCCCCGCTGTCAAGATAATGACCCAGGCAGAGGTGGAGGAGATGGCCAAGCGACCTGCCCAGGCCGCGAAAACGGAAGCCAAGGCAGGCGAGACGTCGGTCGAGATTCCGCCAGTGTCGTCACATCTTACCTCACAACCTCCGCCGCACCTGATGAGCCAGCCACCACCCAATGCGGCAGCACCGCTGCTTTCCCAGCCACCACCCAATGTACGGCAACAGCCACCACCAATGTTCCAGCCACCTGGAATGCAGGCGCCTCCTGGGTTCGGACAGCCGCCGTTTTGTATGCCACCTCCAACTTACGGATTTCCTGGAGGACCGGCACCAGCTGGGGCACCTTGGGGCGTGGGCATTCCGCCttggcagcaacagcagcacatGCAAGACAAGCCAGCCAAGTCGCTAATCATTAAGCCGGGTGTTATCGATCCGGCGGTTATAGCGCGAGCAGCAGAGTGGTCAGAGCATCGTGCTCCCGATGGAAGACCGTACTATTTCCACGCCGGTCGAGGAGAGAGTGTCTGGGAGAAACCGCAGGCGCTGAGGGACATGGAGGCCGCTCGCATGGCTGCCCACTCGGGCGTTGCGCCCGCTGTGGCAACAGCTCCGTCGGGACTACCACCACACTTGCTACCCAACCCTATGATGCATATGCCACCAGGATCAGGGCCGCCGGGATTTGATCCGCATGCTGcttttgcggctgctgctgcagcaatgAAAGCCAATTCGGAAAACACTAAGGCTGCACAGGCAGCTGCTTTGGAGAAAGAGGCTAAAAAGGCGGCGGAGGAGAAGCGaaaaaaggaggaggagcagaagaagGCTGCGGCATCAGCCAAGCAAACGGACAAGAGTCGACCTGTGACAAGTACGCCCATCGCTGGAACGCCATGGTGTGTCGTATGGACTGGAGATTCCCGCGTCTTCTTTTACAATCCGTCAACTAGGACTTCGGTTTGGGATCGCCCCGAGGACTTGTTGAATCGTGAGGACGTTGACAAAGCGGTAAACGAACGTCCGGAGCAACTGAAGACTCCGCAAGAGAAGTCGGCTGAAGCCGAACAGAAGTCCGGCGAGGAAGCAAATCAAGAGCAGGCTAAATCGCAAGTTCAAGCCCAGCAACTGGATCAGGTGCAGAGGGTGGATgcggatgatgatgacgacgacgaggtTATCAAGATACGCACAGAGTCTGAGTCTAGTGTGGAAGAGGTGCCAACCAAACGAGTTCGAATGA TTTCCAAGTCGAAGCGGGCAGAGGATGCCGCCCTAGAGGCTGAGCAGCGGGCGGCCAAGGAGCGGGCCTTAGTACCACTAGAAATGCGCGTCACCCAATTCAAGGAAATGCTTCGAGAGAAGGACGTATCGGCTTTCAGCACTTGGGAGAAGGAGCTTCACAAGATCGTGTTCGACCCGCGGTATCTTCTGCTGACTTCGAAGGAACGCAAACAGgtatttgaaaagtatgtgaAGGATCGGGCCGAGGAGGAGCGTAAGGAGAAGCGGAACAAGATGCGCCAGAAGCGGGAGGACTTCCGCAGCCTAATGGAAGAAGCCAGGCTGCACGGAAA ATCCTCATTCTCGGAGTTTAGCCAGAGGAACGCCAAGGATGAACGGTATCGGGCCATCGAGAAGGTTCGCGAACGAGAGAGTCTCTTCAACGAGTACATCGTGGAGGTGCGGCGCCGCGAAAAGGAGGACAAGCTGTTGAAGAAAGAGCAG CCACTAGCTAGCAGGTTACAGCACAAATGCACCACCCAAAACACCAAAATACACAAGAGCAACAGCATCGAGAACCACCTGTACAACACTCTCGACGGTCTATTCCGCCCGCCGTCTGCCATCGCCGTCCACTGA
- the CG42724 gene encoding uncharacterized protein, isoform C has product MDASLEESMDSDGASSPITKTEATESPPEAGLNGNGSGSGSTSQETPNYGVAILKEKPSEAHRSKPFNAFSGRPIGEHTAQQQALQQQQLQQQQQPQQPQQQAPSGANGVTGPPEIWVETKAEDGRSYYYHAVTRETTWSRPDGPAVKIMTQAEVEEMAKRPAQAAKTEAKAGETSVEIPPVSSHLTSQPPPHLMSQPPPNAAAPLLSQPPPNVRQQPPPMFQPPGMQAPPGFGQPPFCMPPPTYGFPGGPAPAGAPWGVGIPPWQQQQHMQDKPAKSLIIKPGVIDPAVIARAAEWSEHRAPDGRPYYFHAGRGESVWEKPQALRDMEAARMAAHSGVAPAVATAPSGLPPHLLPNPMMHMPPGSGPPGFDPHAAFAAAAAAMKANSENTKAAQAAALEKEAKKAAEEKRKKEEEQKKAAASAKQTDKSRPVTSTPIAGTPWCVVWTGDSRVFFYNPSTRTSVWDRPEDLLNREDVDKAVNERPEQLKTPQEKSAEAEQKSGEEANQEQAKSQVQAQQLDQVQRVDADDDDDDEVIKIRTESESSVEEVPTKRVRMISKSKRAEDAALEAEQRAAKERALVPLEMRVTQFKEMLREKDVSAFSTWEKELHKIVFDPRYLLLTSKERKQVFEKYVKDRAEEERKEKRNKMRQKREDFRSLMEEARLHGKSSFSEFSQRNAKDERYRAIEKVRERESLFNEYIVEVRRREKEDKLLKKEQIRKDFLDMLRERHDIERHTRWYDIKKKFESDPRYRMVDSMYREEYFEDYLHIMKEEKRKEREMREQRERERHRELKSDRKEKDKEKDKGRKDRGRSRSKDKDREHKSSKEKDKDKEEKSKSEKSKKRDTTPEEGEHREESEREERAGSDDSEVARQRENEAEQKQKEREKKLRVEQSIREREKEVQRTLAGHLRDRDKEREHHMREECIGHFTALLTDLVRTPDFTWKEVKRQLRKDHRWELIESLDREDRERKFNEHIDNLMKKKRERFREMLDEISTLQLTSTWKEIKKLIKEDPRYLKYNSDKGEREFRDYIKDKTMTAKTSLRELLQECKFITHKSSDLIKENPNHLKEIQDILKNDKRYLVLDHMEEERNTIVLGFLEELNKRGPPPPPTASESTRRNK; this is encoded by the exons ATGGATGCGAGCTTAGAGGAGAGCATGGATAGCGATGGCGCCAGTTCGCCGATTACCAAGACGGAGGCAACGGAATCTCCGCCAGAAGCGGGTCTCAATGGAAACGGCAGTGGTAGTGGTAGTACCAGCCAGGAGACCCCAAATTATGGCGTTGCTATACTCAAGGAAAAACCCAGCGAGGCCCATAG GAGCAAGCCCTTCAATGCGTTTAGTGGTCGTCCCATCGGGGAGCACACCGCCCAGCAGCAGgcgctgcagcaacaacaactgcagcaacaacaacagccacagcagccgcagcaacaagCTCCTTCCGGAGCAAATGGAGTCACAGGACCCCCGGAAATCTGGGTGGAAACCAAGGCGGAGGACGGTCGCTCATATTATTACCATGCGGTAACTAGGGAAACCACTTGGTCTCGACCCGATGGCCCCGCTGTCAAGATAATGACCCAGGCAGAGGTGGAGGAGATGGCCAAGCGACCTGCCCAGGCCGCGAAAACGGAAGCCAAGGCAGGCGAGACGTCGGTCGAGATTCCGCCAGTGTCGTCACATCTTACCTCACAACCTCCGCCGCACCTGATGAGCCAGCCACCACCCAATGCGGCAGCACCGCTGCTTTCCCAGCCACCACCCAATGTACGGCAACAGCCACCACCAATGTTCCAGCCACCTGGAATGCAGGCGCCTCCTGGGTTCGGACAGCCGCCGTTTTGTATGCCACCTCCAACTTACGGATTTCCTGGAGGACCGGCACCAGCTGGGGCACCTTGGGGCGTGGGCATTCCGCCttggcagcaacagcagcacatGCAAGACAAGCCAGCCAAGTCGCTAATCATTAAGCCGGGTGTTATCGATCCGGCGGTTATAGCGCGAGCAGCAGAGTGGTCAGAGCATCGTGCTCCCGATGGAAGACCGTACTATTTCCACGCCGGTCGAGGAGAGAGTGTCTGGGAGAAACCGCAGGCGCTGAGGGACATGGAGGCCGCTCGCATGGCTGCCCACTCGGGCGTTGCGCCCGCTGTGGCAACAGCTCCGTCGGGACTACCACCACACTTGCTACCCAACCCTATGATGCATATGCCACCAGGATCAGGGCCGCCGGGATTTGATCCGCATGCTGcttttgcggctgctgctgcagcaatgAAAGCCAATTCGGAAAACACTAAGGCTGCACAGGCAGCTGCTTTGGAGAAAGAGGCTAAAAAGGCGGCGGAGGAGAAGCGaaaaaaggaggaggagcagaagaagGCTGCGGCATCAGCCAAGCAAACGGACAAGAGTCGACCTGTGACAAGTACGCCCATCGCTGGAACGCCATGGTGTGTCGTATGGACTGGAGATTCCCGCGTCTTCTTTTACAATCCGTCAACTAGGACTTCGGTTTGGGATCGCCCCGAGGACTTGTTGAATCGTGAGGACGTTGACAAAGCGGTAAACGAACGTCCGGAGCAACTGAAGACTCCGCAAGAGAAGTCGGCTGAAGCCGAACAGAAGTCCGGCGAGGAAGCAAATCAAGAGCAGGCTAAATCGCAAGTTCAAGCCCAGCAACTGGATCAGGTGCAGAGGGTGGATgcggatgatgatgacgacgacgaggtTATCAAGATACGCACAGAGTCTGAGTCTAGTGTGGAAGAGGTGCCAACCAAACGAGTTCGAATGA TTTCCAAGTCGAAGCGGGCAGAGGATGCCGCCCTAGAGGCTGAGCAGCGGGCGGCCAAGGAGCGGGCCTTAGTACCACTAGAAATGCGCGTCACCCAATTCAAGGAAATGCTTCGAGAGAAGGACGTATCGGCTTTCAGCACTTGGGAGAAGGAGCTTCACAAGATCGTGTTCGACCCGCGGTATCTTCTGCTGACTTCGAAGGAACGCAAACAGgtatttgaaaagtatgtgaAGGATCGGGCCGAGGAGGAGCGTAAGGAGAAGCGGAACAAGATGCGCCAGAAGCGGGAGGACTTCCGCAGCCTAATGGAAGAAGCCAGGCTGCACGGAAA ATCCTCATTCTCGGAGTTTAGCCAGAGGAACGCCAAGGATGAACGGTATCGGGCCATCGAGAAGGTTCGCGAACGAGAGAGTCTCTTCAACGAGTACATCGTGGAGGTGCGGCGCCGCGAAAAGGAGGACAAGCTGTTGAAGAAAGAGCAG ATCCGCAAGGACTTTCTGGATATGCTGCGAGAGCGTCACGACATCGAGCGCCACACCAGGTGGTACGACATCAAAAAGAAGTTTGAGTCGGATCCACGCTACCGTATGGTGGACTCCATGTACCGGGAGGAGTACTTCGAGGATTACCTGCACATTATGAAGGAGGAGAAGCGAAAGGAGCGGGAGATGCGTGAGCAACGGGAACGGGAGCGACATCGCGAACTTAAATCTGATCGGAAGGAGAAGGACAAGGAAAAGGACAAGGGTCGGAAGGATCGAGGACGCAGCCGTTCGAAAGACAAGGACCGCGAGCACAAGTCATCCAAAGAAAAGGATAAAGACAAGGAGGAAAAAAGCAAGTCGGAGAAAAGCAAGAAACGAGATACCACCCCA GAGGAGGGTGAACATCGTGAAGAGTCAGAAAGGGAAGAACGAGCCGGCAGCGACGACAGCGAGGTGGCTCGCCAACGGGAGAACGAGGCTGAGCAAAAGCAGAAGGAACGCGAGAAGAAGCTAAGGGTAGAGCAGAGTATAAGGGAACGAGAGAAGGAGGTGCAGCGAACCCTGGCCGGTCATTTGAGGGATCGGGACAAGGAGCGCGAGCATCACATGCGCGAGGAGTGCATTGGTCACTTTACCGCTTTGCTGACAGATCTGGTGCGAACGCCGGACTTCACGTGGAAGGAGGTCAAGCGACAATTGCGGAAGGATCATCGCTGGGAACTAATAGAAAGCCTTGATCGCGAGGATCGCGAGCG AAAATTCAACGAGCACATTGACAATCtgatgaagaagaagagggaGCGATTCCGCGAAATGCTCGACGAGATTAGCACTCTTCAGCTTACTAGCACTTGGAAAGAGATTAAGAAGCTGATCAAAGAAGATCCGCGATACCTAAAATACAATTCGGACAAGGGCGAGCGCGAGTTCCGGGACTACATCAAAGATAAAACGATGACAGCGAAGACTTCTCTTCGGGAACTCCTGCAAGAGTGCAAATTTATTACTCACAAGAGCAGCGATCTCATCAAGGAAAATCCAAACCATCTCAAAGAGATTCAGGACATTTTGAAGAACGACAAGCG CTATTTGGTGCTCGATCACATGGAGGAGGAGAGGAACACTATTGTGCTCGGCTTTTTGGAGGAGCTCAACAAACGCGGCCCGCCGCCACCACCCACAGCATCTGAGTCAACGCGCCGCAACAAGTAG
- the CG42724 gene encoding uncharacterized protein, isoform G, whose product MDASLEESMDSDGASSPITKTEATESPPEAGLNGNGSGSGSTSQETPNYGVAILKEKPSEAHRSKPFNAFSGRPIGEHTAQQQALQQQQLQQQQQPQQPQQQAPSGANGVTGPPEIWVETKAEDGRSYYYHAVTRETTWSRPDGPAVKIMTQAEVEEMAKRPAQAAKTEAKAGETSVEIPPVSSHLTSQPPPHLMSQPPPNAAAPLLSQPPPNVRQQPPPMFQPPGMQAPPGFGQPPFCMPPPTYGFPGGPAPAGAPWGVGIPPWQQQQHMQDKPAKSLIIKPGVIDPAVIARAAEWSEHRAPDGRPYYFHAGRGESVWEKPQALRDMEAARMAAHSGVAPAVATAPSGLPPHLLPNPMMHMPPGSGPPGFDPHAAFAAAAAAMKANSENTKAAQAAALEKEAKKAAEEKRKKEEEQKKAAASAKQTDKSRPVTSTPIAGTPWCVVWTGDSRVFFYNPSTRTSVWDRPEDLLNREDVDKAVNERPEQLKTPQEKSAEAEQKSGEEANQEQAKSQVQAQQLDQVQRVDADDDDDDEVIKIRTESESSVEEVPTKRVRMISKSKRAEDAALEAEQRAAKERALVPLEMRVTQFKEMLREKDVSAFSTWEKELHKIVFDPRYLLLTSKERKQVFEKYVKDRAEEERKEKRNKMRQKREDFRSLMEEARLHGK is encoded by the exons ATGGATGCGAGCTTAGAGGAGAGCATGGATAGCGATGGCGCCAGTTCGCCGATTACCAAGACGGAGGCAACGGAATCTCCGCCAGAAGCGGGTCTCAATGGAAACGGCAGTGGTAGTGGTAGTACCAGCCAGGAGACCCCAAATTATGGCGTTGCTATACTCAAGGAAAAACCCAGCGAGGCCCATAG GAGCAAGCCCTTCAATGCGTTTAGTGGTCGTCCCATCGGGGAGCACACCGCCCAGCAGCAGgcgctgcagcaacaacaactgcagcaacaacaacagccacagcagccgcagcaacaagCTCCTTCCGGAGCAAATGGAGTCACAGGACCCCCGGAAATCTGGGTGGAAACCAAGGCGGAGGACGGTCGCTCATATTATTACCATGCGGTAACTAGGGAAACCACTTGGTCTCGACCCGATGGCCCCGCTGTCAAGATAATGACCCAGGCAGAGGTGGAGGAGATGGCCAAGCGACCTGCCCAGGCCGCGAAAACGGAAGCCAAGGCAGGCGAGACGTCGGTCGAGATTCCGCCAGTGTCGTCACATCTTACCTCACAACCTCCGCCGCACCTGATGAGCCAGCCACCACCCAATGCGGCAGCACCGCTGCTTTCCCAGCCACCACCCAATGTACGGCAACAGCCACCACCAATGTTCCAGCCACCTGGAATGCAGGCGCCTCCTGGGTTCGGACAGCCGCCGTTTTGTATGCCACCTCCAACTTACGGATTTCCTGGAGGACCGGCACCAGCTGGGGCACCTTGGGGCGTGGGCATTCCGCCttggcagcaacagcagcacatGCAAGACAAGCCAGCCAAGTCGCTAATCATTAAGCCGGGTGTTATCGATCCGGCGGTTATAGCGCGAGCAGCAGAGTGGTCAGAGCATCGTGCTCCCGATGGAAGACCGTACTATTTCCACGCCGGTCGAGGAGAGAGTGTCTGGGAGAAACCGCAGGCGCTGAGGGACATGGAGGCCGCTCGCATGGCTGCCCACTCGGGCGTTGCGCCCGCTGTGGCAACAGCTCCGTCGGGACTACCACCACACTTGCTACCCAACCCTATGATGCATATGCCACCAGGATCAGGGCCGCCGGGATTTGATCCGCATGCTGcttttgcggctgctgctgcagcaatgAAAGCCAATTCGGAAAACACTAAGGCTGCACAGGCAGCTGCTTTGGAGAAAGAGGCTAAAAAGGCGGCGGAGGAGAAGCGaaaaaaggaggaggagcagaagaagGCTGCGGCATCAGCCAAGCAAACGGACAAGAGTCGACCTGTGACAAGTACGCCCATCGCTGGAACGCCATGGTGTGTCGTATGGACTGGAGATTCCCGCGTCTTCTTTTACAATCCGTCAACTAGGACTTCGGTTTGGGATCGCCCCGAGGACTTGTTGAATCGTGAGGACGTTGACAAAGCGGTAAACGAACGTCCGGAGCAACTGAAGACTCCGCAAGAGAAGTCGGCTGAAGCCGAACAGAAGTCCGGCGAGGAAGCAAATCAAGAGCAGGCTAAATCGCAAGTTCAAGCCCAGCAACTGGATCAGGTGCAGAGGGTGGATgcggatgatgatgacgacgacgaggtTATCAAGATACGCACAGAGTCTGAGTCTAGTGTGGAAGAGGTGCCAACCAAACGAGTTCGAATGA TTTCCAAGTCGAAGCGGGCAGAGGATGCCGCCCTAGAGGCTGAGCAGCGGGCGGCCAAGGAGCGGGCCTTAGTACCACTAGAAATGCGCGTCACCCAATTCAAGGAAATGCTTCGAGAGAAGGACGTATCGGCTTTCAGCACTTGGGAGAAGGAGCTTCACAAGATCGTGTTCGACCCGCGGTATCTTCTGCTGACTTCGAAGGAACGCAAACAGgtatttgaaaagtatgtgaAGGATCGGGCCGAGGAGGAGCGTAAGGAGAAGCGGAACAAGATGCGCCAGAAGCGGGAGGACTTCCGCAGCCTAATGGAAGAAGCCAGGCTGCACGGAAAGTGA